A single Anabas testudineus chromosome 10, fAnaTes1.2, whole genome shotgun sequence DNA region contains:
- the LOC113160317 gene encoding uncharacterized protein LOC113160317 isoform X3, translating to MLSTMGSQWLRLVEGCSQMLGEQLCPQSFRPFVERTDRTARQLHRGGRGPLFTAQQEEATCTMVVENNAIRLREIKSTTIEDNNIFANVQTVSISTIDRVLKGHQMKMKQLYTVPFERNGERVMELRYQYVQRMMELEASEQPHSFIYMDEAGFNLTKCRRRGRNIIGHRATVDVPGQRGGNITTGAAICDVVINEISSLKKRGVRVEITCQRM from the exons ATGTTGTCAACCATGGGCTCACAATGGCTGAGGCTGGTAGAAGGGTGCAGTCAAATGTTGGGAGAACAACTGTGTCCTCAATCATTCAGACCTTTCGTCGAGAGAACAG ATAGGACTGCAAGACAACTTCACAGGGGCGGCAGAGGGCCCCTTTTCACTGCTCAACAGGAGGAGGCTACTTGCACCATGGTTGTAGAAAACAATGCGATAAGACTAAGGGAGATAAAGAGTACCACTATAGAGGACAACAACATATTTGCAAATGTCCAAACAGTCAGCATCTCAACCATTGACAGAGTGCTGAAAGGACAccagatgaaaatgaagcagctTTACACTGTTCCATTTGAAAGAAATGGTGAAAGAGTGATGGAACTACGCTACCAGTATGTACAG CGTATGATGGAACTGGAAGCAAGTGAACAGCCGCACAGCTTCATCTACATGGATGAGGCTGGCTTCAACCTAACAAAATGCAGAAGGCGTGGCCGAAATATCATCGGCCACAGGGCTACAGTTGATGTGCCAGGCCAACGGGGCGGGAACATAACCACCGGTGCTGCCATCTGTGACGTGGTGATCAATG AGATCTCATCCCTGAAGAAGAGAGGGGTCAGAGTGGAGATCACCTGCCAACGTATGTGA
- the LOC113160317 gene encoding uncharacterized protein LOC113160317 isoform X1, with product MLSTMGSQWLRLVEGCSQMLGEQLCPQSFRPFVERTDRTARQLHRGGRGPLFTAQQEEATCTMVVENNAIRLREIKSTTIEDNNIFANVQTVSISTIDRVLKGHQMKMKQLYTVPFERNGERVMELRYQYVQRMMELEASEQPHSFIYMDEAGFNLTKCRRRGRNIIGHRATVDVPGQRGGNITTGAAICDVVINGVLTHIPIIGPYNTEHLITFLETLYRDLIPEEERGQSGDHLPTYVKVWDNVSFHHSNIIRQWFAAQNRMRMEFISPYSPFLNPIEEFFSAWRWKVYDRQPHTQMTLLAAMDAACDDITADACRGWIRHSKRFFPRCIAREDIRCDVDENLWPNIQERQEV from the exons ATGTTGTCAACCATGGGCTCACAATGGCTGAGGCTGGTAGAAGGGTGCAGTCAAATGTTGGGAGAACAACTGTGTCCTCAATCATTCAGACCTTTCGTCGAGAGAACAG ATAGGACTGCAAGACAACTTCACAGGGGCGGCAGAGGGCCCCTTTTCACTGCTCAACAGGAGGAGGCTACTTGCACCATGGTTGTAGAAAACAATGCGATAAGACTAAGGGAGATAAAGAGTACCACTATAGAGGACAACAACATATTTGCAAATGTCCAAACAGTCAGCATCTCAACCATTGACAGAGTGCTGAAAGGACAccagatgaaaatgaagcagctTTACACTGTTCCATTTGAAAGAAATGGTGAAAGAGTGATGGAACTACGCTACCAGTATGTACAG CGTATGATGGAACTGGAAGCAAGTGAACAGCCGCACAGCTTCATCTACATGGATGAGGCTGGCTTCAACCTAACAAAATGCAGAAGGCGTGGCCGAAATATCATCGGCCACAGGGCTACAGTTGATGTGCCAGGCCAACGGGGCGGGAACATAACCACCGGTGCTGCCATCTGTGACGTGGTGATCAATGGTGTGCTTACTCATATTCCCATAATAGGTCCatacaacacagaacatcttATAACCTTTCTAGAAACTCTCTACAGAGATCTCATCCCTGAAGAAGAGAGGGGTCAGAGTGGAGATCACCTGCCAACGTATGTGAAAGTTTGggacaatgtgagttttcaTCACTCCAACATCATCAGGCAATGGTTTGCAGCCCAAAACAGGATGCGGATGGAGTTCATTTCACCCTACTCTCCATTCCTTAACCCTATTGAGGAATTTTTCTCAGCATGGAGATGGAAAGTTTATGATCGCCAGCCACATACACAAATGACCCTCCTGGCTGCCATGGATGCAGcgtgtgatgacatcacagcagacgCCTGCAGAGGCTGGATAAGACACTCTAAAAGATTCTTTCCACGCTGCATTGCAAGAGAGGATATTCGCTGTGATGTGGATGAGAATTTGTGGCCTAACATACAGGAACGACAAGAGGTGTAG
- the LOC113160317 gene encoding uncharacterized protein LOC113160317 isoform X2, translating to MAEAGRRVQSNVGRTTVSSIIQTFRRENRTARQLHRGGRGPLFTAQQEEATCTMVVENNAIRLREIKSTTIEDNNIFANVQTVSISTIDRVLKGHQMKMKQLYTVPFERNGERVMELRYQYVQRMMELEASEQPHSFIYMDEAGFNLTKCRRRGRNIIGHRATVDVPGQRGGNITTGAAICDVVINGVLTHIPIIGPYNTEHLITFLETLYRDLIPEEERGQSGDHLPTYVKVWDNVSFHHSNIIRQWFAAQNRMRMEFISPYSPFLNPIEEFFSAWRWKVYDRQPHTQMTLLAAMDAACDDITADACRGWIRHSKRFFPRCIAREDIRCDVDENLWPNIQERQEV from the exons ATGGCTGAGGCTGGTAGAAGGGTGCAGTCAAATGTTGGGAGAACAACTGTGTCCTCAATCATTCAGACCTTTCGTCGAGAGAACAG GACTGCAAGACAACTTCACAGGGGCGGCAGAGGGCCCCTTTTCACTGCTCAACAGGAGGAGGCTACTTGCACCATGGTTGTAGAAAACAATGCGATAAGACTAAGGGAGATAAAGAGTACCACTATAGAGGACAACAACATATTTGCAAATGTCCAAACAGTCAGCATCTCAACCATTGACAGAGTGCTGAAAGGACAccagatgaaaatgaagcagctTTACACTGTTCCATTTGAAAGAAATGGTGAAAGAGTGATGGAACTACGCTACCAGTATGTACAG CGTATGATGGAACTGGAAGCAAGTGAACAGCCGCACAGCTTCATCTACATGGATGAGGCTGGCTTCAACCTAACAAAATGCAGAAGGCGTGGCCGAAATATCATCGGCCACAGGGCTACAGTTGATGTGCCAGGCCAACGGGGCGGGAACATAACCACCGGTGCTGCCATCTGTGACGTGGTGATCAATGGTGTGCTTACTCATATTCCCATAATAGGTCCatacaacacagaacatcttATAACCTTTCTAGAAACTCTCTACAGAGATCTCATCCCTGAAGAAGAGAGGGGTCAGAGTGGAGATCACCTGCCAACGTATGTGAAAGTTTGggacaatgtgagttttcaTCACTCCAACATCATCAGGCAATGGTTTGCAGCCCAAAACAGGATGCGGATGGAGTTCATTTCACCCTACTCTCCATTCCTTAACCCTATTGAGGAATTTTTCTCAGCATGGAGATGGAAAGTTTATGATCGCCAGCCACATACACAAATGACCCTCCTGGCTGCCATGGATGCAGcgtgtgatgacatcacagcagacgCCTGCAGAGGCTGGATAAGACACTCTAAAAGATTCTTTCCACGCTGCATTGCAAGAGAGGATATTCGCTGTGATGTGGATGAGAATTTGTGGCCTAACATACAGGAACGACAAGAGGTGTAG
- the ncbp3 gene encoding nuclear cap-binding protein subunit 3, whose product MAAVRSLRVSVKSDSGSDRSESDSDSESDRDAREAEPMEVEEGELEAEDISVNRSLKELLPDTSRRYENKAGAFITGIDVNSKEAIEKKEKRARRFHFRGEESVGQRNVFLDKDSMKKTIPRLRMEAIHVTGVDDMSTQDVFGYFKEYPPAHIEWIDDTSCNVVWLDDDTSIRALVNTSRMPDPEAVATETESTTQPDEQNKGHLDQRSDDEDDEEEEGEVDEYEEETVKKTSEEIEGKDSDGEVEPKRKVEAVQIDDLSRAERESLLRNDLRPAIRPFKGNKLMLRFATQDDKKELGAARRSRYYMKYGNPNYGGMKGILSNSWKRRYHNRRIQRDVIKSKKPLIGDSMGHTPPYTHRHSADLVNLPEEPIKEEEEEEEEEEDGDEDMDSDDRVVEYRERGDRERGERGGGSRSLGPGLRSRVERSPSPWSELDEMDYDLELKMISTPSPKKSKKMTMYADELDTHLKSIRNRIGGSGSQSGTKSSSPTKVTDVRQLLEEKRQGLSQHRQPSPVASSGKTDVRQRLGKRRYSPDRRRSPSPVSPRDKAPAREPVRDVHRRLGVPSQDNRGLYSNPSKDRKTGGLWSRLGSTDDDNSSSAGRHDRRSSSQSSGLFLSSSGRNERRRGEGEEEEEEGEEEDDSTLQRMWGAMIKQKQERLSHKMKKSRLDNLPSLQIEISRDSSDDSDA is encoded by the exons ATGGCCGCCGTGCGTAGCTTACGGGTGTCGGTGAAATCAGACAGCGGCTCGGACCGCTCGGAATCGGACTCGGATTCCGAGTCGGACCGAGATGCCCGCGAAGCTGAACcgatggaggtggaggagggagagctGGAGGCGGAGGACATCTCCGTTAATCGCTCCCTGAAGGAGCTGCTCCCG gatACGAGTCGGAGGTATGAGAATAAGGCCGGAGCCTTCATCACTGGGATTGATGTCAACTCAAAG GAGGCGATTGAGAAAAAAGAGAAGCGAGCGAGACGTTTCCATTTCCGTGGTGAGGAGAGCGTCGGCCAAAGGAACGTTTTCCTGGATAAAGACTCAATGAAGAAAA CTATTCCAAGACTGCGCATGGAGGCGATCCACGTGACGGGCGTGGACGACATGAGCACTCAGGACGTCTTTGGATATTTTAAGGAATATCCTCCAGCTCACATCGAGTGGATTGATGACACTTCCT GTAACGTGGTTTGGCTCGATGACGACACATCCATCCGAGCCCTTGTCAACACCAGCCGGATGCCCGACCCTGAGGCTGTTGCCACGGAAACGGAGAGCACCACCCAGCCGGATGAACAGAACAAAG GTCATCTGGATCAGAGGTCAGacgatgaggatgatgaagaggaggagggcgaAGTGGACGAGTATGAGGAGGAAACTGTGAAGAAGACCAGTGAGGAGATCGAGGGGAAAGACAGTGATGGCGAGGTGGAGCCGAAAAGGAAGGTGGAGGCTGTTCAG attGACGACCTGTCGCGGGCGGAGAGAGAGTCTCTGCTGAGAAACGACCTGCGTCCGGCCATCAGACCCTTCAAAGGAAACAAACTCATGCTGCGCTTCGCCAcacaag atgaTAAGAAGGAGCTGGGAGCAGCTCGGCGCAGCAGATACTACATGAAGTATGGGAACCCAAACTACGGAGGCATGAAGGGAATCCTCAGCAACTCCTG gaaGAGGAGGTACCACAACCGGCGAATACAGCGCGACGTCATCAAGAGCAAGAAGCCTCTGATTGGAGACAGCATGGGACACACGCCCCCCTACACACACCGACACTCGG CTGACCTGGTCAACCTGCCGGAGGAACCCAtcaaggaggaagaggaggaggaggaggaggaagaggacggCGACGAGGACATGGACTCGGACGACAGGGTGGtggagtacagagagaggggcGACAGGGAGCGAGGTGAGCGGGGTGGTGGCTCACGGTCGCTGGGGCCAGGGCTTCGCAGTCGAGTGGAGCGCTCTCCGTCCCCCTGGTCAGAGTTGGACGAGATGGACTATGACCTGGAGCTGAAGATGATCTCCACCCCGTCGCCAAAGAAGAGCAAGAAGATGACAATGTACGCAGACGAGCTGGATACTCACCTGAAGAGCATCAG GAACCGGATCGGGGGGTCAGGATCACAGAGCGGGACCAAATCCTCGTCGCCCACAAAGGTGACAGACGTGCggcagctgctggaggagaaaagacaggGGCTCTCTCAGCACAGACAGCCCTCCCCTGTGGCCAGCAGCGGGAAAACAG aCGTACGGCAGCGGCTCGGAAAGAGGCGCTACTCTCCAGACAGACGACGCTCCCCCTCCCCCGTCTCCCCCAGAGACAAGGCTCCAGCCAGAGAACCAGTCAGAGACGTGCATCGCAGGTTGGGGGTGCCCAGTCAAGACAACAGAGGCCTCTACTCCAACCCAtccaaagacagaaagacag GCGGCCTGTGGAGCCGACTCGGCTCCACCGATGATGACAACAGTAGCAGTGCAGGACGTCATGACCGCAGATCGAGCAGCCAATCGTCTGGTTTGTTCTTATCCTCGTCAGGGCGGAACGAGAGGAGACGAggtgaaggagaggaggaggaagaagagggggaagaggaagaCGACTCGACGCTGCAGAGGATGTGGGGTGCCATgatcaaacagaaacaagagCGTCTGTCCCACAAGATGAAGAAGAGCCGGCTGGACAACCTGCCATCGCTGCAGATTGAGATCAGCCGCGACAGCAGCGACGACTCGGACGCCTGA
- the LOC113160293 gene encoding rap1 GTPase-activating protein 2-like isoform X3 encodes MKSAHFFDMMERMEQVPEAAEMRTIPQRQKDDYIPYPRIEEVLERGGPYPQVILPEFGGYWIEDPEAPPPAAPPLEIRGEGEDGGGALGGGEEEEERLPGDYGYRLEEINEAARAYRKHFLGREHLNFMCSASRLGNLLLSVRHEEEKEQEFLHVIVRSRLKSVYHRLSLAELPDIPSVPELAKLLCDEAAGLRFSPVVYPKASKLIVNYDEHEVNNTFKFGVIYQRFGQVSEEELFRNNEETPAFTEFLQLLGDTVELQDFKGFRGGLDVSHGQTGSQSVYTVHRQQEIMFHVSTKLPFTEGDTQQLQRKRHIGNDIVALVFQEEATPFVPDMIASNFLHAFILVQVEEPCSDNTTYKVSVTAREDVPPFGPPLLNPSVFKKGPEFREFLLTKLINAELACYKSDRFARLEERTRAALLDSLHDELHRLSQSMLGLTSGLEEEGRAENGHAHGGLLESIKRAMRGRSVSMETMSRGGTGLPTSLSGGGLAHISVETNVKSPVKRRSGIFPRLLSVDSQTEKHNQRSLLSEQRSFDGYKPTPELPSNPSSPEAGQRDRIHMRKESSKISRSTSSTCTFSIPPDDTHLAAPVDGETCSPLLACRSPTEVKNKNSPRSNIKFRFDKLSHSAAQGQ; translated from the exons ATGAAG tcGGCTCATTTCTTTGACATGATGGAAAGGATGGAG CAGGTGCCAGAAGCTGCAGAGATGAGGACGATCCCTCAGAGACAGAAG GACGACTACATTCCGTATCCGAGGATCGAGGAG gtgcTGGAGAGGGGGGGTCCGTACCCTCAGGTCATCCTGCCAGAGTTCGGAGGTTACTGGATTGAGGACCCCGAGGCTCCCCCTCCTGCTGCACCTCCACTGGAGATcaggggggagggggaggatggAGGGGGGGCgctgggaggaggagaggaggaggaagaaagactCCCAGGGGATTATGGGTACCGGCTAGAGGAGATCAACGAGGCTGCACGAGCCTACAGGAAGCACTTCCTGGGCAGG GAACATTTAAACTTCATGTGTTCGGCGAGCAGACTGGgaaacctgctgctgtctgtgagACAcgaagaggagaaggagcaggagtTCCTCCACGTCATCGTCAG GTCTCGGCTGAAAAGCGTTTATCACAGACTGTCGCTGGCAGAGCTGCCGGACATCCCCAGTGTACCTGAGCTCGCCAAG ctgctgtgtgatgaaGCAGCAGGTCTGAGATTCAGTCCTGTCGTTTACCCGAAg GCGTCTAAGCTGATCGTTAACTACGACGAGCACGAGGTGAACAACACCTTCAAGTTCGGGGTCATCTACCAGAGATTCGGACAG GTGTCTGAGGAGGAGCTGTTCAGGAACAACGAGGAGACTCCGGCCTTCACAgagttcctgcagctgctgggagACACAGTGGAGCTGCAGGACTTCAAAGG GTTTCGGGGAGGTCTGGATGTGTCCCACGGTCAGACAGGTTCTCAGTCTGTCTACACCGTCCACAGACAGCAGGAGATCATGTTCCACGTTTCCACCAAACTGCCGTTCACTGAGGGCGACACACAGCAG CTTCAGCGGAAACGTCACATAGGAAACGACATTGTGGCGCTGGTGTTTCAGGAAGAGGCCACTCCGTTTGTCCCAGACATGATCGCCTCCAACTTCCTGCACGCTTTCATCCTGGTGCAGGTGGAGGAGCCCTGCTCTGACAACACCACCTACAAG gtgtctgTCACAGCACGAGAAGACGTGCCGCCTTTTGGCCCACCCCTCCTAAATCCATCCGTCTTCAAGAAG GGTCCAGAGTTCAGGGAGTTTCTTCTCACCAAACTCATCAACGCAGAGCTGGCCTGCTACAAGAGCGACCGCTTCGCTCGACTGGAG GAGCGCACCCGGGCCGCCCTGCTGGACAGCCTCCACGATGAGCTGCACAGACTCTCCCAGAGCATGCTGGGATTGACATCAGGTCTAGAGGAGGAGGGTCGAGCAGAGAACGGACACGCTCATGGAGGCTTGCTGGAGTCCATCAAG AGGGCGATGCGTGGGCGGAGTGTTTCCATGGAGACGATGTCAAGGGGCGGGACAGGTCTGCCCACCAGTTTGAGTGGGGGGGGTCTGGCACATATTAGTGTTGAG aCTAATGTAAAATCTCCTGTGAAGAGACGTTCAGGTATTTTCCCGCGTCTGCTAAGCGTTGACagtcaaacagagaaacacaaccAGAGAAG TCTCCTCAGTGAGCAGAGGAGCTTCGACGGCTACAAGCCGACACCTGAGCTGCCATCCAACCCCAGCTCTCCGGAGGCGGGACAACGGGACAG GATCCACATGAGGAAGGAGAGCAGTAAGATTTCCAGATCGACATCCAGCACCTGCACCTTCAGCATCCCACCTGACGACACACACCTG GCTGCACCAGTGGACGGTGAAACCTGCAGCCCGCTCCTCGCGTGTCGCAGCCCCACAG aggtgaaaaataaaaactctccCAGATCCAACATCAAGTTTCGCTTCGACAAGCTGAGCCACTCTGCTGCA CAGGGACAGTAG
- the LOC113160293 gene encoding rap1 GTPase-activating protein 2-like isoform X2, translated as MLRRKRSVSFGGFGWIDKSTVSALRARKQELLTISNVAVADCPPSPPRTAPPTMKSAHFFDMMERMEQVPEAAEMRTIPQRQKDDYIPYPRIEEVLERGGPYPQVILPEFGGYWIEDPEAPPPAAPPLEIRGEGEDGGGALGGGEEEEERLPGDYGYRLEEINEAARAYRKHFLGREHLNFMCSASRLGNLLLSVRHEEEKEQEFLHVIVRSRLKSVYHRLSLAELPDIPSVPELAKLLCDEAAGLRFSPVVYPKASKLIVNYDEHEVNNTFKFGVIYQRFGQVSEEELFRNNEETPAFTEFLQLLGDTVELQDFKGFRGGLDVSHGQTGSQSVYTVHRQQEIMFHVSTKLPFTEGDTQQLQRKRHIGNDIVALVFQEEATPFVPDMIASNFLHAFILVQVEEPCSDNTTYKVSVTAREDVPPFGPPLLNPSVFKKGPEFREFLLTKLINAELACYKSDRFARLEERTRAALLDSLHDELHRLSQSMLGLTSGLEEEGRAENGHAHGGLLESIKRAMRGRSVSMETMSRGGTGLPTSLSGGGLAHISVETNVKSPVKRRSGIFPRLLSVDSQTEKHNQRSEQRSFDGYKPTPELPSNPSSPEAGQRDRIHMRKESSKISRSTSSTCTFSIPPDDTHLAAPVDGETCSPLLACRSPTEVKNKNSPRSNIKFRFDKLSHSAAQGQ; from the exons CAAACAGGAGCTCCTGACCATCTCCAATGTTGCTGTGGCAGACTGCCCCCCCTCTCCGCCCCGCACTGCGCCCCCCACCATGAAG tcGGCTCATTTCTTTGACATGATGGAAAGGATGGAG CAGGTGCCAGAAGCTGCAGAGATGAGGACGATCCCTCAGAGACAGAAG GACGACTACATTCCGTATCCGAGGATCGAGGAG gtgcTGGAGAGGGGGGGTCCGTACCCTCAGGTCATCCTGCCAGAGTTCGGAGGTTACTGGATTGAGGACCCCGAGGCTCCCCCTCCTGCTGCACCTCCACTGGAGATcaggggggagggggaggatggAGGGGGGGCgctgggaggaggagaggaggaggaagaaagactCCCAGGGGATTATGGGTACCGGCTAGAGGAGATCAACGAGGCTGCACGAGCCTACAGGAAGCACTTCCTGGGCAGG GAACATTTAAACTTCATGTGTTCGGCGAGCAGACTGGgaaacctgctgctgtctgtgagACAcgaagaggagaaggagcaggagtTCCTCCACGTCATCGTCAG GTCTCGGCTGAAAAGCGTTTATCACAGACTGTCGCTGGCAGAGCTGCCGGACATCCCCAGTGTACCTGAGCTCGCCAAG ctgctgtgtgatgaaGCAGCAGGTCTGAGATTCAGTCCTGTCGTTTACCCGAAg GCGTCTAAGCTGATCGTTAACTACGACGAGCACGAGGTGAACAACACCTTCAAGTTCGGGGTCATCTACCAGAGATTCGGACAG GTGTCTGAGGAGGAGCTGTTCAGGAACAACGAGGAGACTCCGGCCTTCACAgagttcctgcagctgctgggagACACAGTGGAGCTGCAGGACTTCAAAGG GTTTCGGGGAGGTCTGGATGTGTCCCACGGTCAGACAGGTTCTCAGTCTGTCTACACCGTCCACAGACAGCAGGAGATCATGTTCCACGTTTCCACCAAACTGCCGTTCACTGAGGGCGACACACAGCAG CTTCAGCGGAAACGTCACATAGGAAACGACATTGTGGCGCTGGTGTTTCAGGAAGAGGCCACTCCGTTTGTCCCAGACATGATCGCCTCCAACTTCCTGCACGCTTTCATCCTGGTGCAGGTGGAGGAGCCCTGCTCTGACAACACCACCTACAAG gtgtctgTCACAGCACGAGAAGACGTGCCGCCTTTTGGCCCACCCCTCCTAAATCCATCCGTCTTCAAGAAG GGTCCAGAGTTCAGGGAGTTTCTTCTCACCAAACTCATCAACGCAGAGCTGGCCTGCTACAAGAGCGACCGCTTCGCTCGACTGGAG GAGCGCACCCGGGCCGCCCTGCTGGACAGCCTCCACGATGAGCTGCACAGACTCTCCCAGAGCATGCTGGGATTGACATCAGGTCTAGAGGAGGAGGGTCGAGCAGAGAACGGACACGCTCATGGAGGCTTGCTGGAGTCCATCAAG AGGGCGATGCGTGGGCGGAGTGTTTCCATGGAGACGATGTCAAGGGGCGGGACAGGTCTGCCCACCAGTTTGAGTGGGGGGGGTCTGGCACATATTAGTGTTGAG aCTAATGTAAAATCTCCTGTGAAGAGACGTTCAGGTATTTTCCCGCGTCTGCTAAGCGTTGACagtcaaacagagaaacacaaccAGAGAAG TGAGCAGAGGAGCTTCGACGGCTACAAGCCGACACCTGAGCTGCCATCCAACCCCAGCTCTCCGGAGGCGGGACAACGGGACAG GATCCACATGAGGAAGGAGAGCAGTAAGATTTCCAGATCGACATCCAGCACCTGCACCTTCAGCATCCCACCTGACGACACACACCTG GCTGCACCAGTGGACGGTGAAACCTGCAGCCCGCTCCTCGCGTGTCGCAGCCCCACAG aggtgaaaaataaaaactctccCAGATCCAACATCAAGTTTCGCTTCGACAAGCTGAGCCACTCTGCTGCA CAGGGACAGTAG
- the LOC113160293 gene encoding rap1 GTPase-activating protein 2-like isoform X1: protein MLRRKRSVSFGGFGWIDKSTVSALRARKQELLTISNVAVADCPPSPPRTAPPTMKSAHFFDMMERMEQVPEAAEMRTIPQRQKDDYIPYPRIEEVLERGGPYPQVILPEFGGYWIEDPEAPPPAAPPLEIRGEGEDGGGALGGGEEEEERLPGDYGYRLEEINEAARAYRKHFLGREHLNFMCSASRLGNLLLSVRHEEEKEQEFLHVIVRSRLKSVYHRLSLAELPDIPSVPELAKLLCDEAAGLRFSPVVYPKASKLIVNYDEHEVNNTFKFGVIYQRFGQVSEEELFRNNEETPAFTEFLQLLGDTVELQDFKGFRGGLDVSHGQTGSQSVYTVHRQQEIMFHVSTKLPFTEGDTQQLQRKRHIGNDIVALVFQEEATPFVPDMIASNFLHAFILVQVEEPCSDNTTYKVSVTAREDVPPFGPPLLNPSVFKKGPEFREFLLTKLINAELACYKSDRFARLEERTRAALLDSLHDELHRLSQSMLGLTSGLEEEGRAENGHAHGGLLESIKRAMRGRSVSMETMSRGGTGLPTSLSGGGLAHISVETNVKSPVKRRSGIFPRLLSVDSQTEKHNQRSLLSEQRSFDGYKPTPELPSNPSSPEAGQRDRIHMRKESSKISRSTSSTCTFSIPPDDTHLAAPVDGETCSPLLACRSPTEVKNKNSPRSNIKFRFDKLSHSAAQGQ from the exons CAAACAGGAGCTCCTGACCATCTCCAATGTTGCTGTGGCAGACTGCCCCCCCTCTCCGCCCCGCACTGCGCCCCCCACCATGAAG tcGGCTCATTTCTTTGACATGATGGAAAGGATGGAG CAGGTGCCAGAAGCTGCAGAGATGAGGACGATCCCTCAGAGACAGAAG GACGACTACATTCCGTATCCGAGGATCGAGGAG gtgcTGGAGAGGGGGGGTCCGTACCCTCAGGTCATCCTGCCAGAGTTCGGAGGTTACTGGATTGAGGACCCCGAGGCTCCCCCTCCTGCTGCACCTCCACTGGAGATcaggggggagggggaggatggAGGGGGGGCgctgggaggaggagaggaggaggaagaaagactCCCAGGGGATTATGGGTACCGGCTAGAGGAGATCAACGAGGCTGCACGAGCCTACAGGAAGCACTTCCTGGGCAGG GAACATTTAAACTTCATGTGTTCGGCGAGCAGACTGGgaaacctgctgctgtctgtgagACAcgaagaggagaaggagcaggagtTCCTCCACGTCATCGTCAG GTCTCGGCTGAAAAGCGTTTATCACAGACTGTCGCTGGCAGAGCTGCCGGACATCCCCAGTGTACCTGAGCTCGCCAAG ctgctgtgtgatgaaGCAGCAGGTCTGAGATTCAGTCCTGTCGTTTACCCGAAg GCGTCTAAGCTGATCGTTAACTACGACGAGCACGAGGTGAACAACACCTTCAAGTTCGGGGTCATCTACCAGAGATTCGGACAG GTGTCTGAGGAGGAGCTGTTCAGGAACAACGAGGAGACTCCGGCCTTCACAgagttcctgcagctgctgggagACACAGTGGAGCTGCAGGACTTCAAAGG GTTTCGGGGAGGTCTGGATGTGTCCCACGGTCAGACAGGTTCTCAGTCTGTCTACACCGTCCACAGACAGCAGGAGATCATGTTCCACGTTTCCACCAAACTGCCGTTCACTGAGGGCGACACACAGCAG CTTCAGCGGAAACGTCACATAGGAAACGACATTGTGGCGCTGGTGTTTCAGGAAGAGGCCACTCCGTTTGTCCCAGACATGATCGCCTCCAACTTCCTGCACGCTTTCATCCTGGTGCAGGTGGAGGAGCCCTGCTCTGACAACACCACCTACAAG gtgtctgTCACAGCACGAGAAGACGTGCCGCCTTTTGGCCCACCCCTCCTAAATCCATCCGTCTTCAAGAAG GGTCCAGAGTTCAGGGAGTTTCTTCTCACCAAACTCATCAACGCAGAGCTGGCCTGCTACAAGAGCGACCGCTTCGCTCGACTGGAG GAGCGCACCCGGGCCGCCCTGCTGGACAGCCTCCACGATGAGCTGCACAGACTCTCCCAGAGCATGCTGGGATTGACATCAGGTCTAGAGGAGGAGGGTCGAGCAGAGAACGGACACGCTCATGGAGGCTTGCTGGAGTCCATCAAG AGGGCGATGCGTGGGCGGAGTGTTTCCATGGAGACGATGTCAAGGGGCGGGACAGGTCTGCCCACCAGTTTGAGTGGGGGGGGTCTGGCACATATTAGTGTTGAG aCTAATGTAAAATCTCCTGTGAAGAGACGTTCAGGTATTTTCCCGCGTCTGCTAAGCGTTGACagtcaaacagagaaacacaaccAGAGAAG TCTCCTCAGTGAGCAGAGGAGCTTCGACGGCTACAAGCCGACACCTGAGCTGCCATCCAACCCCAGCTCTCCGGAGGCGGGACAACGGGACAG GATCCACATGAGGAAGGAGAGCAGTAAGATTTCCAGATCGACATCCAGCACCTGCACCTTCAGCATCCCACCTGACGACACACACCTG GCTGCACCAGTGGACGGTGAAACCTGCAGCCCGCTCCTCGCGTGTCGCAGCCCCACAG aggtgaaaaataaaaactctccCAGATCCAACATCAAGTTTCGCTTCGACAAGCTGAGCCACTCTGCTGCA CAGGGACAGTAG